In a genomic window of Quercus lobata isolate SW786 chromosome 4, ValleyOak3.0 Primary Assembly, whole genome shotgun sequence:
- the LOC115987846 gene encoding uncharacterized protein LOC115987846, which yields MSVMGITKVVYYMDPLMSKNLLQKFPDKSSAFDFNYSQSSIWSPLVPRLHSAIDLDFEYFGFVTPKRKSLGSKSKIKIVTSNIKKKLKVAANLVKSKAKHNNYNIKTKASDFSPSPLKPTTKACWTKALKAGSKNFKKTRKDSTAHVKLYTYLMSENI from the exons ATGTCTGTCATGGGCATTACTAAAGTGGTTTACTACATGGATCCATTGATGTCAAAAAATCTGCTTCAAAAATTTCCTGACAAGTCTTCTGCTTTCGACTTCAACTACTCTCAGAGTTCAATCTGGTCCCCTTTGGTCCCTCGGCTTCACAgtgccattgatttggattttgaatACTTTGGTTTCGTGACACCAAAGAGAAAATCACTTGGCAGCAAAAGCAAGATCAAGATAGTCACTTCTAACATCAAGAAGAAACTCAAAGTTGCTGCCAATCTTGTGAAGTCCAAGGCCAAACACAACAACTACAACATCAAAACCAAGGCTTCTGACTTCTCCCCATCTCCTCTCAAACCCACCACAAAG GCTTGTTGGACTAAGGCACTGAAAGCTGGCtctaaaaatttcaagaaaacgAGGAAAGATTCCACGGCCCATGTGAAGCTCTATACCTATTTGATGAGTGAAAATATTTGA
- the LOC115983783 gene encoding ATPase WRNIP1-like, with product MMEENEMEMEQLLSMGFPDELAAQALAATGGKSTLKATEWILNHKSTPAAATTTTTTSTPPPPPPPPINNNNPSPFQPKLDRFFHFHSKPSTTNNSSPPPPNAVPQQEQPQKSTNPISKRPKLLLSKNPLPQQQQNDKPHEPLAERMRPRTIDNVVGQDHLLGTNSLLRSAIQCNRLPSIVLWGPPGTGKTSIAKAIVNSCSSSSSCSYRFVSLSAVTSGVKDVRDAVEDARKLRISYSKRTVLFVDEVHRFNKSQQDSFLPVIEDGSIVFMGATTENPSFHLITPLLSRCRVLTLNPLKPHHVVVLLKRATDDLDKGLARSVGMRIDVNEEAVEFISANCDGDARVALNALEIAAISAAARVHGDQSKGVEGGTQGGNLLENEENGICSLKAIVTLDYAKEALQSKHLAYDKGGDEHYNLISALHKSMRGSDADAAIYWLARMLEGGEQPLYIARRLIRFASEDVGLADPSALNQAVACYQACHFLGMPECNVILAQCVAYLALAPKSVSVYRAVEAAQKVVRESVGQNEGVPLHLRNAPTKLMKELGYAKDYIYPPDNPSATQSYLPPSLQGYKFLD from the coding sequence ATGATGGAAGAGAATGAAATGGAGATGGAACAGCTACTGAGTATGGGCTTTCCAGACGAATTGGCAGCCCAAGCCTTAGCCGCTACCGGCGGCAAATCCACTCTCAAAGCCACCGAATGGATTCTCAACCATAAATCCACCCccgccgccgccaccaccaccaccaccacttctactccacctcctcctcctcctcctcctatcaacaacaacaacccatCTCCATTCCAACCCAAACTCGACCGTTTCTTCCACTTCCATTCCAAACCCTCCACCACCAACAACAGTTCCCCACCACCTCCCAACGCCGTACCTCAACAAGaacaaccacaaaaatcaaCAAATCCAATCTCCAAGCGTCCCAAACTATTACTCTCAAAAAACCCActtccacaacaacaacaaaacgaCAAGCCCCACGAGCCCTTAGCAGAGCGCATGCGACCTCGTACCATAGACAACGTCGTCGGGCAAGACCACCTTCTTGGCACAAACTCTCTCCTTCGCTCCGCAATCCAATGCAATCGTCTCCCTTCTATTGTCCTCTGGGGTCCTCCTGGTACTGGTAAGACCTCCATTGCCAAAGCCATTGTTAATTCctgttcttcctcttcttcttgttcttatAGATTTGTTTCACTATCTGCTGTTACTTCTGGGGTTAAGGATGTTAGGGACGCGGTTGAGGATGCTAGAAAACTAAGAATTTCGTATAGTAAGAGGACTGTGTTGTTTGTGGATGAAGTTCATAGGTTTAATAAGTCTCAACAGGACTCTTTCTTGCCGGTTATTGAAGATGGGAGTATTGTCTTCATGGGTGCCACTACGGAAAACCCGTCTTTCCATTTGATTACACCTTTGTTGTCTCGGTGTCGGGTTTTAACTCTTAATCCCTTGAAACCCCATCATGTTGTGGTCCTGCTTAAGCGGGCCACGGACGATTTGGACAAGGGATTGGCACGGAGTGTAGGGATGCGTATTGATGTGAATGAGGAAGCTGTTGAGTTTATATCTGCGAATTGTGATGGTGATGCTCGCgtggcattgaatgctttggaGATTGCTGCTATTTCAGCGGCTGCCCGGGTTCATGGGGACCAATCTAAAGGTGTAGAAGGAGGAACCCAAGGTGGGAATTTGTtggaaaatgaggaaaatgggATCTGTTCATTGAAAGCCATTGTCACACTGGATTATGCTAAGGAGGCACTTCAGAGTAAGCATCTTGCTTATGACAAAGGTGGTGATGAGCACTATAATCTGATCAGTGCACTTCACAAATCTATGAGAGGAAGTGATGCAGATGCTGCAATTTATTGGTTGGCAAGAATGTTAGAAGGAGGCGAACAACCTCTCTATATTGCACGGAGATTGATAAGGTTTGCAAGTGAGGATGTTGGGTTGGCGGACCCATCTGCACTTAACCAGGCTGTCGCATGCTACCAAGCCTGCCATTTCTTGGGAATGCCTGAGTGCAATGTGATTCTTGCACAATGTGTGGCTTATTTGGCTTTGGCTCCCAAGTCTGTCTCTGTTTATCGAGCTGTAGAGGCTGCACAGAAAGTAGTGAGGGAATCAGTTGGACAGAACGAGGGAGTGCCTCTTCATCTGAGGAATGCACCAACGAAGTTAATGAAGGAACTTGGTTATGCTAAGGACTATATATACCCCCCTGATAATCCATCTGCAACTCAAAGTTATCTACCACCCTCACTACAAGGGTACAAGTTCCTTGATTAG